From Diospyros lotus cultivar Yz01 chromosome 4, ASM1463336v1, whole genome shotgun sequence, a single genomic window includes:
- the LOC127800041 gene encoding protein high chlorophyll fluorescent 107 isoform X1 has protein sequence MKFFSPSSSSSSTFTLFQNPNPSAKLLYHFNVPVKALFHYSPSRQLLPATVCSQPPSSTPLLQEKQHPSKAPPPEEEKSPRNGDDEKFRTEKESLEELLVVRRPVKEYSVELDGGGEVDSSASPSIIDAGLSEFAKKMPIFEPERVESSSPGEMKPLAVNLDLALYRAKVLARNFQYSEAEKILEKCINIWPEDGRPYVALGKILSKQSKRAEARAVYEKGCQATQGENPYIWQVYLDSFLEQCWAVLETKIGNIRRARELFDAATVADKRHIAAWHGWAVLELKQGNIKKARSLLRKGLKYCGGNEYVYQTLALLEARAKRYEQARYLFRQATKCNPKSCASWLAWAQLEMQLENNSAARQLFEKAVEASPKNRFAWHVWGVFEANRGNIELGRKLLKIGHAVNPRDPVLPQSLALLEYRYSTANVARLLFRKASELDPRHQPVWIAWGWMEWKEGNLATAREMYQRALSIDSTSESAARCLQAWGVLEQRVGNLSAARRLFRSSLNINSQSYVTWMTWASLEEDQGNSVRAEEIRNLYFQQRTEVVDDASWVMGFLDIIDPAIDSIKRFLSFDDENSFYKSKDPSRAGLSGDESAVSSSDYINSDNVESETGFDLDTFIREKLSLDPGDLEIQFGTSQKPFQRRSQTRSRAWRLEHGTPSPIKL, from the exons ATGAAATtcttctctccttcttcttcctcttcttcaaccTTCACTCTATTCCAAAACCCTAACCCTTCTGCAAAACTACTTTACCATTTCAACGTCCCAGTAAAGGCACTCTTCCACTACTCGCCTTCACGGCAGCTCCTGCCCGCCACCGTTTGCTCTCAGCCACCATCTTCCACGCCGCTTCTCCAAGAGAAGCAGCACCCCTCCAAGGCGCCACCGCCGGAAGAAGAAAAAAGCCCCAGAAATGGAGATGATGAGAAGTTCAGGACCGAAAAGGAGTCTTTGGAGGAGTTACTGGTGGTCCGGCGGCCGGTTAAGGAGTATTCCGTGGAATTAGATGGAGGTGGGGAGGTGGATTCATCGGCCTCGCCCTCGATCATAGACGCGGGGCTCTCGGAGTTCGCAAAGAAGATGCCGATCTTTGAGCCGGAGAGGGTGGAATCGAGCTCTCCCGGTGAGATGAAGCCGCTTGCGGTGAATTTGGACTTAGCTTTATACCGAGCTAAGGTGTTGGCGAGGAACTTTCAGTACAGTGAAGCAGAGAAAATTCTTGAGAAG TGTATAAATATTTGGCCGGAGGATGGGAGGCCATATGTGGCGTTGGGGAAGATACTGAGCAAGCAATCAAAGAGAGCCGAAGCAAGAGCCGTGTATGAGAAGGGCTGCCAGGCAACACAAGGCGAAAATCCCTACATTTGGCAG GTTTACCTGGACTCATTCCTTGAACAGTGCTGGGCTGTTCTCGAAACTAAGATTGGAAATATAAGGAGAGCTAGAGAATTATTTGATGCCGCCACAGTTGCTGATAAGAGACATATTGCAGCCTGGCACGGATGGGCAGTCTTGGAGCTGAAACAGGGCAATATAAAGAAGGCAAGAAGCCTCCTTCGTAAAGGTCTCAAATACTGTGGTGGAAACGAGTATGTATACCAGACACTTGCATTACTTGAAGCTCGAGCCAAGCGTTACGAGCAGGCCAGGTATTTGTTCAGGCAGGCTACCAAATGTAATCCCAAAAGCTGTGCCAGCTGGCTT GCATGGGCACAGCTAGAGATGCAACTGGAAAATAACAGTGCTGCTCGGCAACTTTTTGAG AAAGCAGTCGAGGCCAGCCCCAAAAACAGGTTCGCGTGGCATgtatggggagtttttgaagcGAATAGGGGGAACATTGAGTTGGGAAGGAAACTTCTGAAGATAGGGCATGCAGTGAATCCTAGGGATCCTGTTCTACCCCAATCTCTTGCATTGTTAGAATATAGATACTCTACTGCAAATGTCGCACGGCTACTGTTCAGGAAAGCGTCTGAATTGGACCCGAGGCACCAGCCAGTGTGGATT GCTTGGGGTTGGATGGAATGGAAAGAAGGAAACTTAGCTACAGCGAGGGAGATGTACCAAAGGGCATTATCTATTGATTCCACCAGTGAAAGCGCTGCCCGCTGCCTCCAG GCCTGGGGCGTTCTAGAGCAGAGAGTGGGCAACCTATCGGCTGCTCGGAGACTGTTTAGATCGTCTCTGAACATAAATTCTCAAAGCTATGTTACGTGGATGACATGGGCATCGTTAGAGGAGGATCAAGGTAATTCTGTGCGTGCTGAGGAGATCCGCAACCTCTACTTCCAGCAG CGTACAGAAGTTGTGGATGATGCTTCATGGGTGATGGGATTCCTAGACATCATCGATCCAGCAATCGATAGCATAAAGCGATTCTTGAGCTTCGATGATGAGAACTCGTTTTACAAGTCCAAGGATCCTTCCAGAGCCGGGTTGTCAGGAGATGAATCAGCCGTGTCTTCCTCTGATTACATTAACAGTGACAATGTGGAGAGCGAAACTGGCTTTGATTTAGACACTTTCATTCGCGAGAAGCTGTCGCTGGACCCCGGTGACCTGGAGATTCAATTTGGAACATCCCAAAAGCCATTCCAAAGGCGATCACAGACAAGGAGCAGGGCATGGCGGCTGGAGCACGGAACTCCCTCGCCCATTAAGTTATGA
- the LOC127800244 gene encoding TPD1 protein homolog 1-like yields MITVVMVLFYLMMLIIVPCNSRLCSGISSAEADKDPNITTAPALQLQQAYLAHGSCTNRDISISQSRVTSTGIPQYIVQIVNTCVSGCAPSNIHLHCGWFASARMVNPRIFKRLDYDDCLVNAGKPLKTSQVLRFTYSNSFMYPLGFKSAHFC; encoded by the exons ATGATCACTGTTGTTATGGTCTTGTTCTATTTGATGATGCTCATCATTGTACCTTGCAATTCACGACTATGTTCAG GAATATCATCAGCCGAAGCTGATAAGGATCCCAACATAACCACAGCACCGGCCCTGCAATTACAGCAAGCATACTTGGCCCATG GGAGTTGCACAAACAGAGACATAAGCATCTCGCAGAGCAGAGTCACTTCAACCGGAATCCCACAGTACATAGTTCAGATCGTAAACACCTGCGTTTCTGGGTGCGCCCCTTCCAATATCCATCTCCACTGTGGATGGTTCGCCTCAGCAAGAATGGTGAACCCGAGAATCTTCAAGAGGCTGGACTACGATGACTGCTTGGTGAACGCAGGGAAGCCATTGAAGACCAGTCAGGTGCTGAGATTCACTTATTCAAACTCCTTCATGTACCCACTTGGATTCAAGTCCGCCCACTTCTGCTGA
- the LOC127800041 gene encoding protein high chlorophyll fluorescent 107 isoform X2 encodes MKFFSPSSSSSSTFTLFQNPNPSAKLLYHFNVPVKALFHYSPSRQLLPATVCSQPPSSTPLLQEKQHPSKAPPPEEEKSPRNGDDEKFRTEKESLEELLVVRRPVKEYSVELDGGGEVDSSASPSIIDAGLSEFAKKMPIFEPERVESSSPGEMKPLAVNLDLALYRAKVLARNFQYSEAEKILEKCINIWPEDGRPYVALGKILSKQSKRAEARAVYEKGCQATQGENPYIWQVFIHCWAVLETKIGNIRRARELFDAATVADKRHIAAWHGWAVLELKQGNIKKARSLLRKGLKYCGGNEYVYQTLALLEARAKRYEQARYLFRQATKCNPKSCASWLAWAQLEMQLENNSAARQLFEKAVEASPKNRFAWHVWGVFEANRGNIELGRKLLKIGHAVNPRDPVLPQSLALLEYRYSTANVARLLFRKASELDPRHQPVWIAWGWMEWKEGNLATAREMYQRALSIDSTSESAARCLQAWGVLEQRVGNLSAARRLFRSSLNINSQSYVTWMTWASLEEDQGNSVRAEEIRNLYFQQRTEVVDDASWVMGFLDIIDPAIDSIKRFLSFDDENSFYKSKDPSRAGLSGDESAVSSSDYINSDNVESETGFDLDTFIREKLSLDPGDLEIQFGTSQKPFQRRSQTRSRAWRLEHGTPSPIKL; translated from the exons ATGAAATtcttctctccttcttcttcctcttcttcaaccTTCACTCTATTCCAAAACCCTAACCCTTCTGCAAAACTACTTTACCATTTCAACGTCCCAGTAAAGGCACTCTTCCACTACTCGCCTTCACGGCAGCTCCTGCCCGCCACCGTTTGCTCTCAGCCACCATCTTCCACGCCGCTTCTCCAAGAGAAGCAGCACCCCTCCAAGGCGCCACCGCCGGAAGAAGAAAAAAGCCCCAGAAATGGAGATGATGAGAAGTTCAGGACCGAAAAGGAGTCTTTGGAGGAGTTACTGGTGGTCCGGCGGCCGGTTAAGGAGTATTCCGTGGAATTAGATGGAGGTGGGGAGGTGGATTCATCGGCCTCGCCCTCGATCATAGACGCGGGGCTCTCGGAGTTCGCAAAGAAGATGCCGATCTTTGAGCCGGAGAGGGTGGAATCGAGCTCTCCCGGTGAGATGAAGCCGCTTGCGGTGAATTTGGACTTAGCTTTATACCGAGCTAAGGTGTTGGCGAGGAACTTTCAGTACAGTGAAGCAGAGAAAATTCTTGAGAAG TGTATAAATATTTGGCCGGAGGATGGGAGGCCATATGTGGCGTTGGGGAAGATACTGAGCAAGCAATCAAAGAGAGCCGAAGCAAGAGCCGTGTATGAGAAGGGCTGCCAGGCAACACAAGGCGAAAATCCCTACATTTGGCAGGTATTTATTCAT TGCTGGGCTGTTCTCGAAACTAAGATTGGAAATATAAGGAGAGCTAGAGAATTATTTGATGCCGCCACAGTTGCTGATAAGAGACATATTGCAGCCTGGCACGGATGGGCAGTCTTGGAGCTGAAACAGGGCAATATAAAGAAGGCAAGAAGCCTCCTTCGTAAAGGTCTCAAATACTGTGGTGGAAACGAGTATGTATACCAGACACTTGCATTACTTGAAGCTCGAGCCAAGCGTTACGAGCAGGCCAGGTATTTGTTCAGGCAGGCTACCAAATGTAATCCCAAAAGCTGTGCCAGCTGGCTT GCATGGGCACAGCTAGAGATGCAACTGGAAAATAACAGTGCTGCTCGGCAACTTTTTGAG AAAGCAGTCGAGGCCAGCCCCAAAAACAGGTTCGCGTGGCATgtatggggagtttttgaagcGAATAGGGGGAACATTGAGTTGGGAAGGAAACTTCTGAAGATAGGGCATGCAGTGAATCCTAGGGATCCTGTTCTACCCCAATCTCTTGCATTGTTAGAATATAGATACTCTACTGCAAATGTCGCACGGCTACTGTTCAGGAAAGCGTCTGAATTGGACCCGAGGCACCAGCCAGTGTGGATT GCTTGGGGTTGGATGGAATGGAAAGAAGGAAACTTAGCTACAGCGAGGGAGATGTACCAAAGGGCATTATCTATTGATTCCACCAGTGAAAGCGCTGCCCGCTGCCTCCAG GCCTGGGGCGTTCTAGAGCAGAGAGTGGGCAACCTATCGGCTGCTCGGAGACTGTTTAGATCGTCTCTGAACATAAATTCTCAAAGCTATGTTACGTGGATGACATGGGCATCGTTAGAGGAGGATCAAGGTAATTCTGTGCGTGCTGAGGAGATCCGCAACCTCTACTTCCAGCAG CGTACAGAAGTTGTGGATGATGCTTCATGGGTGATGGGATTCCTAGACATCATCGATCCAGCAATCGATAGCATAAAGCGATTCTTGAGCTTCGATGATGAGAACTCGTTTTACAAGTCCAAGGATCCTTCCAGAGCCGGGTTGTCAGGAGATGAATCAGCCGTGTCTTCCTCTGATTACATTAACAGTGACAATGTGGAGAGCGAAACTGGCTTTGATTTAGACACTTTCATTCGCGAGAAGCTGTCGCTGGACCCCGGTGACCTGGAGATTCAATTTGGAACATCCCAAAAGCCATTCCAAAGGCGATCACAGACAAGGAGCAGGGCATGGCGGCTGGAGCACGGAACTCCCTCGCCCATTAAGTTATGA
- the LOC127800041 gene encoding protein high chlorophyll fluorescent 107 isoform X3: MKFFSPSSSSSSTFTLFQNPNPSAKLLYHFNVPVKALFHYSPSRQLLPATVCSQPPSSTPLLQEKQHPSKAPPPEEEKSPRNGDDEKFRTEKESLEELLVVRRPVKEYSVELDGGGEVDSSASPSIIDAGLSEFAKKMPIFEPERVESSSPGEMKPLAVNLDLALYRAKVLARNFQYSEAEKILEKCINIWPEDGRPYVALGKILSKQSKRAEARAVYEKGCQATQGENPYIWQCWAVLETKIGNIRRARELFDAATVADKRHIAAWHGWAVLELKQGNIKKARSLLRKGLKYCGGNEYVYQTLALLEARAKRYEQARYLFRQATKCNPKSCASWLAWAQLEMQLENNSAARQLFEKAVEASPKNRFAWHVWGVFEANRGNIELGRKLLKIGHAVNPRDPVLPQSLALLEYRYSTANVARLLFRKASELDPRHQPVWIAWGWMEWKEGNLATAREMYQRALSIDSTSESAARCLQAWGVLEQRVGNLSAARRLFRSSLNINSQSYVTWMTWASLEEDQGNSVRAEEIRNLYFQQRTEVVDDASWVMGFLDIIDPAIDSIKRFLSFDDENSFYKSKDPSRAGLSGDESAVSSSDYINSDNVESETGFDLDTFIREKLSLDPGDLEIQFGTSQKPFQRRSQTRSRAWRLEHGTPSPIKL; encoded by the exons ATGAAATtcttctctccttcttcttcctcttcttcaaccTTCACTCTATTCCAAAACCCTAACCCTTCTGCAAAACTACTTTACCATTTCAACGTCCCAGTAAAGGCACTCTTCCACTACTCGCCTTCACGGCAGCTCCTGCCCGCCACCGTTTGCTCTCAGCCACCATCTTCCACGCCGCTTCTCCAAGAGAAGCAGCACCCCTCCAAGGCGCCACCGCCGGAAGAAGAAAAAAGCCCCAGAAATGGAGATGATGAGAAGTTCAGGACCGAAAAGGAGTCTTTGGAGGAGTTACTGGTGGTCCGGCGGCCGGTTAAGGAGTATTCCGTGGAATTAGATGGAGGTGGGGAGGTGGATTCATCGGCCTCGCCCTCGATCATAGACGCGGGGCTCTCGGAGTTCGCAAAGAAGATGCCGATCTTTGAGCCGGAGAGGGTGGAATCGAGCTCTCCCGGTGAGATGAAGCCGCTTGCGGTGAATTTGGACTTAGCTTTATACCGAGCTAAGGTGTTGGCGAGGAACTTTCAGTACAGTGAAGCAGAGAAAATTCTTGAGAAG TGTATAAATATTTGGCCGGAGGATGGGAGGCCATATGTGGCGTTGGGGAAGATACTGAGCAAGCAATCAAAGAGAGCCGAAGCAAGAGCCGTGTATGAGAAGGGCTGCCAGGCAACACAAGGCGAAAATCCCTACATTTGGCAG TGCTGGGCTGTTCTCGAAACTAAGATTGGAAATATAAGGAGAGCTAGAGAATTATTTGATGCCGCCACAGTTGCTGATAAGAGACATATTGCAGCCTGGCACGGATGGGCAGTCTTGGAGCTGAAACAGGGCAATATAAAGAAGGCAAGAAGCCTCCTTCGTAAAGGTCTCAAATACTGTGGTGGAAACGAGTATGTATACCAGACACTTGCATTACTTGAAGCTCGAGCCAAGCGTTACGAGCAGGCCAGGTATTTGTTCAGGCAGGCTACCAAATGTAATCCCAAAAGCTGTGCCAGCTGGCTT GCATGGGCACAGCTAGAGATGCAACTGGAAAATAACAGTGCTGCTCGGCAACTTTTTGAG AAAGCAGTCGAGGCCAGCCCCAAAAACAGGTTCGCGTGGCATgtatggggagtttttgaagcGAATAGGGGGAACATTGAGTTGGGAAGGAAACTTCTGAAGATAGGGCATGCAGTGAATCCTAGGGATCCTGTTCTACCCCAATCTCTTGCATTGTTAGAATATAGATACTCTACTGCAAATGTCGCACGGCTACTGTTCAGGAAAGCGTCTGAATTGGACCCGAGGCACCAGCCAGTGTGGATT GCTTGGGGTTGGATGGAATGGAAAGAAGGAAACTTAGCTACAGCGAGGGAGATGTACCAAAGGGCATTATCTATTGATTCCACCAGTGAAAGCGCTGCCCGCTGCCTCCAG GCCTGGGGCGTTCTAGAGCAGAGAGTGGGCAACCTATCGGCTGCTCGGAGACTGTTTAGATCGTCTCTGAACATAAATTCTCAAAGCTATGTTACGTGGATGACATGGGCATCGTTAGAGGAGGATCAAGGTAATTCTGTGCGTGCTGAGGAGATCCGCAACCTCTACTTCCAGCAG CGTACAGAAGTTGTGGATGATGCTTCATGGGTGATGGGATTCCTAGACATCATCGATCCAGCAATCGATAGCATAAAGCGATTCTTGAGCTTCGATGATGAGAACTCGTTTTACAAGTCCAAGGATCCTTCCAGAGCCGGGTTGTCAGGAGATGAATCAGCCGTGTCTTCCTCTGATTACATTAACAGTGACAATGTGGAGAGCGAAACTGGCTTTGATTTAGACACTTTCATTCGCGAGAAGCTGTCGCTGGACCCCGGTGACCTGGAGATTCAATTTGGAACATCCCAAAAGCCATTCCAAAGGCGATCACAGACAAGGAGCAGGGCATGGCGGCTGGAGCACGGAACTCCCTCGCCCATTAAGTTATGA
- the LOC127800197 gene encoding dirigent protein 11-like: MSTLLNLASNPFFPLLALPLLYWTFIRPRPPPQPKETNLVVYVHDHFTGHDASAITVAGKHGAASSILQFGTVAAVDDPVTEGPDPKSKQIGRAQGLYINSQLDGKALYMAFSVIFTEGEFKGSSLEIQGADVFAMKEREFSVVSGTGCFRFVRGFGIMSTEFLDIASLRAIIKLNVTVKHY; this comes from the coding sequence ATGTCCACTCTCCTCAACCTCGCTTCCAACCCCTTCTTCCCGCTCCTGGCCCTACCGCTCCTCTACTGGACTTTCATCCGCCCCCGCCCGCCGCCCCAGCCCAAGGAAACCAACCTCGTCGTCTACGTGCACGACCACTTCACCGGCCACGACGCTTCCGCCATCACGGTGGCCGGAAAACACGGGGCGGCCTCCAGCATCCTGCAGTTCGGAACGGTCGCCGCCGTTGACGATCCTGTGACCGAAGGTCCAGATCCGAAGTCAAAGCAGATCGGGAGGGCGCAAGGGTTGTACATCAACTCTCAGTTGGACGGGAAAGCGCTCTACATGGCGTTCTCCGTGATCTTCACGGAGGGGGAATTCAAAGGGAGCAGTTTAGAGATACAAGGAGCGGATGTGTTCGCGATGAAGGAGAGAGAGTTTTCGGTGGTTTCAGGGACTGGTTGTTTTAGGTTTGTGAGGGGGTTTGGGATTATGAGTACTGAGTTTCTGGACATTGCCAGTTTGAGAGCCATTATCAAGCTCAATGTAACAGTGAAGCACTACTGA